In the Fusarium oxysporum f. sp. lycopersici 4287 chromosome 9, whole genome shotgun sequence genome, one interval contains:
- a CDS encoding rab family, other: MEHIMSSPPHEVPLPPPGQDEALGGIEESPHPNGFHHQQSTSLDQGLAQSPRQEDPSTRYTPPVQTAPPISRPASGLSNPAHQAYNDYRQSSGEPSSNGRNHVVIKVGMVGDAQIGKTSLMVKYVEGSWDEDYIQTLGVNFMEKTISIRNTEITFSIWDLGGQREFVNMLPLVCNDAVAILFMFDLTRKSTLNSIKEWYRQGRGFNKTAIPILVGTKYDHFVNFPPQDQEEISNQVRAQRGRALR, from the coding sequence ATGGAACATATCATGAGTTCACCTCCCCATGAGGTCCCACTGCCACCGCCGGGTCAAGATGAGGCTCTCGGAGGCATCGAAGAATCTCCCCACCCGAATGGGTTCCATCATCAGCAAAGCACATCCCTCGATCAAGGGCTAGCTCAAAGTCCACGGCAAGAAGACCCTTCCACCAGATATACTCCTCCCGTCCAAACCGCACCACCGATTTCCCGCCCAGCTAGTGGCTTGTCCAACCCCGCACATCAAGCCTACAACGACTATCGACAGAGTTCCGGTGAGCCATCATCCAACGGTCGAAACCATGTTGTCATCAAGGTCGGAATGGTTGGTGATGCACAGATTGGCAAGACCTCGTTGATGGTCAAGTACGTCGAGGGAAGCTGGGATGAGGACTATATCCAAACGCTAGGTGTCAATTTCATGGAAAAGACAATTTCCATCCGTAACACGGAAATCACCTTTTCGATTTGGGATCTTGGTGGTCAACGAGAATTTGTCAACATGCTGCCTCTTGTGTGCAACGACGCTGTTGCTATTCTCTTCATGTTTGATCTTACTCGCAAGAGTACATTGAATAGCATCAAGGAGTGGTATCGACAGGGACGAGGGTTCAACAAGACGGCCATTCCAATTCTCGTCGGTACAAAGTACGATCACTTTGTCAACTTTCCTccccaagaccaagaagaaaTCTCAAATCAGGTACGAGCGCAGCGAGGAAGAGCCCTCCGCTAG
- a CDS encoding rab family, other, whose product MEHIMSSPPHEVPLPPPGQDEALGGIEESPHPNGFHHQQSTSLDQGLAQSPRQEDPSTRYTPPVQTAPPISRPASGLSNPAHQAYNDYRQSSGEPSSNGRNHVVIKVGMVGDAQIGKTSLMVKYVEGSWDEDYIQTLGVNFMEKTISIRNTEITFSIWDLGGQREFVNMLPLVCNDAVAILFMFDLTRKSTLNSIKEWYRQGRGFNKTAIPILVGTKYDHFVNFPPQDQEEISNQARRFAKAMRAALIFSSTSHSINVQKIFKIVLSKAFDLKCTIPEIENVGEPLLLYQSV is encoded by the exons ATGGAACATATCATGAGTTCACCTCCCCATGAGGTCCCACTGCCACCGCCGGGTCAAGATGAGGCTCTCGGAGGCATCGAAGAATCTCCCCACCCGAATGGGTTCCATCATCAGCAAAGCACATCCCTCGATCAAGGGCTAGCTCAAAGTCCACGGCAAGAAGACCCTTCCACCAGATATACTCCTCCCGTCCAAACCGCACCACCGATTTCCCGCCCAGCTAGTGGCTTGTCCAACCCCGCACATCAAGCCTACAACGACTATCGACAGAGTTCCGGTGAGCCATCATCCAACGGTCGAAACCATGTTGTCATCAAGGTCGGAATGGTTGGTGATGCACAGATTGGCAAGACCTCGTTGATGGTCAAGTACGTCGAGGGAAGCTGGGATGAGGACTATATCCAAACGCTAGGTGTCAATTTCATGGAAAAGACAATTTCCATCCGTAACACGGAAATCACCTTTTCGATTTGGGATCTTGGTGGTCAACGAGAATTTGTCAACATGCTGCCTCTTGTGTGCAACGACGCTGTTGCTATTCTCTTCATGTTTGATCTTACTCGCAAGAGTACATTGAATAGCATCAAGGAGTGGTATCGACAGGGACGAGGGTTCAACAAGACGGCCATTCCAATTCTCGTCGGTACAAAGTACGATCACTTTGTCAACTTTCCTccccaagaccaagaagaaaTCTCAAATCAG GCGAGACGGTTTGCTAAAGCCATGAGAGCTGCATTAATTTTCTCGAGTACAAGTCACAGCATCAACGTGCAAAAG ATCTTCAAAATTGTCCTATCCAAAGCGTTCGACTTGAAATGCACGATCCCCGAAATCGAAAACGTCGGCGAGCCGCTCCTTTTGTATCAGTCCGTGTAG
- a CDS encoding hypothetical protein (At least one base has a quality score < 10), with the protein MARSMWHSDRMSVVKSILLFARAIESWKRHPHWLPLCLETISIIQSTQRVCKIAVVARCYTGNENLKPMPIVVGPFNIPLVLRRGYSTAKGLRSVSGAAVGH; encoded by the coding sequence ATGGCAAGGAGCATGTGGCATAGCGATCGGATGTCAGTTGTCAAGTCGATATTATTGTTTGCCCGAGCGATAGAGTCGTGGAAGCGGCATCCTCACTGGTTGCCATTGTGTCTAGAAaccatcagcatcattcAAAGCACGCAGAGAGTGTGTAAGATCGCCGTCGTTGCTCGGTGTTACACGGGCAATGAAAACTTGAAGCCGATGCCCATCGTCGTGGGCCCCTTCAACATACCACTAGTGCTCCGCCGAGGTTATTCAACGGCAAAGGGGTTGAGAAGCGTGTCCGGCGCCGCGGTTGGACATTGA
- a CDS encoding thymidylate kinase (At least one base has a quality score < 10) yields MASINDLATAAIASSDTADDSTRGAFVVLEGLDRSGKTTQVKLLEQRFVEEGKKVKVMRFPDRTTPIGQMIDAYLKSDVEMDDHVIHLLFSANRWEAVKQIQSLLASGTTIVCDRYYHSGIVYSAAKQNPSLTLPWARAPERGLPRPDLVLFLDLTEEQAQARGGWGGEVYERSGMQKRVRELFWGLSMGGKDVAAQGLGLDEGEGWTQEEEDLVVVDAGGSVEEVAEEVWKKVRGRVEQVERGEVGRTVRVVR; encoded by the exons ATGGCTTCAATCAACGATTTAGCTACAGCCGCGATTGCGAGCTCTGATACTGCCGATGATTCAACTCGAGGCGCATTCGTTGTTTTGGAGGGTTTGGATAGAAGTGGAAAGACGACGCAGGTGAAACTGTTGGAGCAGAGATTTGTCGAGGAGGGTAAAAAGGTCAAGGTTATGAGATTTCCTG ACAGGACTACACCTATTGGTCAAATGATTGATGCTTATCTCAAGAGTGATGTCGAGATGGATGATCATGTTATTCATCTATTGTTCAGCGCAAACAGATGGGAAGCTGT CAAACAAATTCAATCTCTCCTCGCTTCTGGTACTACAATTGTCTGCGACCGGTATTATCACTCTGGCATAGTCTACTCAGCCGCCAAGCAAAACCCCTCTCTGACCCTCCCTTGGGCACGAGCACCAGAACGCGGTCTTCCCCGACCAGATCTCGTGCTGTTTCTCGATCTGACCGAagagcaagctcaagctcgaggTGGTTGGGGTGGAGAAGTTTATGAACGATCTGGTATGCAGAAACGTGTACGGGAATTGTTCTGGGGTCTCAGCATGGGAGGAAAGGACGTTGCAGCGCAAGGACTTGGTTTGGATGAGGGCGAGGGCTGGAcgcaggaggaggaggatctTGTGGTGGTTGATGCTGGCGGGAGTgtggaggaggttgctgagGAGGTTTGGAAGAAGGTTAGGGGTAGGGTTGAACAGGTTGAGAGGGGAGAGGTTGGAAGGACTGTGAGGGTTGTTAGGTGA
- a CDS encoding formyltetrahydrofolate deformylase — translation MANDHILTLSCPDKSGIVYAVTGIFAANKHNILDLQQFSDPVSERFFMRVHFGPTETESTEHLVEAFDKLAAEYKMDYDIRPVARKTRVLIMVSKIGHCLNDLLFRMKTGQLRMEVPVIVSNHPDYAALAESYGIEFHHLPVTKDTKAQQEGQILDLCKKHGIELIVLARYMQVLSPTLCEAMSGRIINIHHSFLPSFKGAKPYHQAYERGVKIIGATAHFVTADLDEGPIIEQRVARVDHSMNPKELSEEGSNVESQVLAAAVRWYAERRLFLNGHKTVVFN, via the coding sequence ATGGCTAATGATCACATCCTCACCCTGTCATGCCCTGACAAGTCCGGCATCGTCTATGCCGTGACTGGCATCTTTGCCGCCAACAAGCACAACATTCTCGACCTCCAGCAGTTCTCCGATCCCGTCTCCGAGCGCTTCTTCATGCGTGTTCACTTTGGACCTACCGAGACCGAGTCCACCGAGCACCTCGTCGAGGCTTTCGATAAGCTCGCTGCCGAGTACAAGATGGACTACGATATCCGCCCCGTCGCCCGCAAGACCCGCGTTCTCATCATGGTCTCCAAGATCGGCCACTGTCTGAACGACCTCCTCTTCCGCATGAAGACCGGCCAGCTGCGCATGGAAGTCCCCGTCATCGTGTCGAACCACCCCGACTACGCCGCCCTCGCCGAGAGCTACGGAATCGAGTTCCACCATCTGCCCGTCACAAAAGACACCAAGGCGCAACAAGAAGGCCAGATCCTCGATCTCTGCAAGAAGCACGGCATCGAGCTCATTGTCCTCGCCCGCTACATGCAGGTCTTGTCTCCGACGCTCTGCGAAGCCATGTCCGGCcgcatcatcaacatccaccaCAGTTTCCTGCCTTCATTCAAGGGCGCCAAGCCTTACCACCAGGCCTACGAGCGCGGTGTCAAGATTATCGGAGCTACTGCTCACTTTGTCACTGCTGATCTGGACGAGGGTCCTATTATCGAGCAGCGGGTTGCTCGTGTTGATCACAGCATGAACCCTAAGGAGCTGTCTGAGGAGGGATCTAATGTTGAGAGCCAAgttcttgctgctgctgtgcGGTGGTATGCTGAGAGGAGGTTGTTCCTCAACGGACACAAGACTGTAGtctttaattaa